The genomic region ttttgtattacatttttatttctttggtttctgaATGCCAGATATTCCACAGTCCAGATTTAACTTCCTCTAAAGACCCTAGTTAAGGGGAAATATTTGAGAAGATGATGCTATATAGCTATTTTGCTAGCACATGGAACCATTTGGAGACTGTGGATCTCCTTAAAGAGTGGTGTAACTTAACCTCATCCACATTTTCCTATCAGCATTTACTAGCAAAAAAGACCAGCACCGGAGAGAGAGTTGAAAAATTTCggctaataattttttttttttttttgtatttaaaagatttattgtaAAACAAATGCATGAACAAGTAGCAGATACCTTTCTTTTTCCACTTCTGATACTGTAACCTACCACAATCCTTAGAAAATGATTTCTCTGTTTTCAGAGCACCTAAGCCTTTCTCCCGCACCCTGTTTGCCTTCCCTGTGATTGCTTAATTTCATGCAATTTACTGGAATATAATGAGAGGAGAGAATGTTGTCTTTTGTTTTTCTAAGAAGCGAGGAATcattgggagggggcaggggagcgGGTTCAGGGGTTATCTTGTGCTGGCTGTTTAAAGCTGGTGGGTTTTGATATGTAAAGTTAGTTTGAAAAACtgagatgacttttttttttccctgacatATGTTTGTTATCTTTCATGCAGTATGGAAAGCTGTGTGCATGCTAATCTGTGGTGTTTGTCTGCTCAATAGAAACTTTTAAACTCCAAAAGCTGCTTAGCAGCCAGCGTTTAGAAACGGGGCCCCACTGTCATATTTATCAAGGTGTTTTCTGACTGCAAAAGAAGACAATGTATTCAGGTTGGCTTTCCAATCATCCCTCAAGCATAAAATCCTTTTAAATGTGTCAAACTCTATCCTGTAAGCCGTAATGGAAGATCTGTGAGTGCGGCGGCACTCGAGTCTGGAGCAGGACTAAGGGTACTTGGATCTGAGTGCTGCCGGGAGCGAATAAAAGGCAGCAGTAGGATGAGGGGTATCTGCATTTGGGTGAGCGGGCAAGTGATGGCTCCTCCTGTTCCAAATATTTGTTACATCCTGGAAAACAAACTATGTTCATAGAATCCCTCCTCAACAGCTGCTATTCAGAGCTTTTCCACTCTGGGCCCTCCAGATGCCACAGAGAATTTGGGTGACTTGGGCCCATGGCTTTTATTGACCCAGCGGTTTCCTTCTCCTCCGAGTATCCAGCTCATTCGGGATTTGGAGCCCTGaggcttcattcacaactacctggaaaTGTTCTCCTTATTTTCTatccccccctcccaactcacctagcccagtcattgcaatGACAAACCTGGGCCAGGAACCACACAACGCAGCTTCCTCCAGGCCccgaatccagccactaggtgttgccGCTGCATGATGGCCGGGGCGTCCTACCCTCAGAAGCAGCCTCTGCAGCATCGCCAGCCCCACCTGACATGGGGAGAGGCAGATCGGGCCTCCGCAGGGCAGGGCACAGCACCGAGCCATGCGGAGGCCCTCACGTCCACAGCTCTGCTGTTCACACGTCACCTAGAAACGTGTATCCATCAGAATAAAGTATTTGCGGTGGTTAAGCTGAATAGAAGTAGCAGATCACTAGAGGTCACTTAGGCAAACCATTTTTCTGAATTTATTATCGTCACTATGGAGCTGAATTCTGGGAACTTCTGTTATAAAGATTTCTTTGAATCAGCCACTGCTCAGGCTTGAAGATCCTTCCATGGTTTCACTAAGATGTAGTTAGGAagaggaggcagtacagaaataTAGCAAATGGGCTCTTCTCAACATATTCACAGAAAGCATAAAGTAATGATCGCTGGTATGATTTCCTGTCACAGGCTGCTGATTTCAGATAGGCCTCCTGCGTATTACTTTAAAATTGTCCTTTATTTTGTGACAGGGCCTTACTGGAGGGGGAGAGCAATGAGGAAAGGATCATATGGACTGAGCGGCGTGGAAGAGAAATCCCACCAGGTACCAGCGTTACCTTTCAGCTTTGGGTGCATTGTCGGTGCGGAAATCCAAGACGTTAACCTAATGgtctctgaaaaacaaaaaaataagagcTTAAAGACTCTGGCAAATAAGTGCAACGACCGATGTGCAAAGAATGCGAACGTAACAGCCCTGGGTTTTTTGCATGGCTCTGATCTCGCTCGCATAGCAAGCTGGGGCTGTGTAAGATGCTGTGTGCATGTACAAGCCAAGGATTAAGCTATGATGATCTTTTATACctgaaatttgtttaaaaaaacaaaatgtttctgTTACGATTGCATGCCATGTTTAAAGTATAAAGTCACTTCAGAGCACTACATTGGACTGTTAAAGAGCTGTGGGCATTCTATGATCCCTGGCTGTATGGACTGAAATTAATTTGATCTAAAAACTAAATGGCTTCCTTTGTTTTTCTGATGCATTTTCTGCAGGTGTCGGAATTTTCGCCTCTGACCAGAGCACCAAGTACTCCGCACATCAAAGGGAAAATGAAAAGGTGACCTTTCCTATCATCAGAACCAGTGTCGATGCAAGACCTAAAGGACCCAGCAGCTCGGCACCTTTCTTAAATCTGGTAATGCATTCTGGGCTGCCAACAACAGACACTGGAAGAGTTTTCAGGAAGGATGTGTCCAACTCAAGCTATCGTCCTCCTGCAGTCACGGTCAGAGAGGAATCCTCTTATGAACGAGCTGCAAGAGTCCATCCAGGGTTTGGAACAATGTCTCCAAGGTATGACTTTGCAAGGAGCTCTGGAATGCAGCAAAAGATATTTCCTGAAAGACGAGAGAGAGAAACGATCACCAGTGCTTCATCATTTCTGGCAAAAAAGCCTCCTGTCCACATTCAAGTCTTGGACAGAGACCATGGCAGTGATGCCTTGCATGATACAGAATCAAAAGAACCGAAATCTGATTTTCTAGGAAGAAGATATAAGCAGAGTGAGGAGGGGAGAGATGTTATATTAAACCGAAAGGCCAAAGAAGATGTGTCAGGCAATCTAGGCGGAAAGATGATGGAAGATAAAGCAAAGGAGAACAAGAGAGCGAGAACTCTGGAAGAAAAGACTGAAACtgctaaagaaaaaagaaatgtttctGAGATACTAACTACAGAGGGAAACAGCTTTATaccagaagaaacaaaaaaagaagccaAAGGAGTGAAACAAACAGAGTCAGTTATATGGGGGGAGAAGAATAAGGAGGAAGAACTGTCAAGAACAGAGAGAGAGGCTACATTGACAGGGCAGGATATGGAAAATGAAGCAGCTGGACAGACGTATGTTGCACCggaggaaaaaattaaaaactatgaATCGGCCAAAGGGAATGAAACTTTTACTGTGGAAGAAAAGACTCAGAAAGGGCTTGGGTATGAAATACCAGTTATCTTTGGAGAACAGGTGTTGCAGAAGAACAGCAGAGAGGGAACAAGATTCAGCGAATTCCATCCTAAAGCTTCTCTAGGAACCGATGCCAGCGAGGACGCCACTAAACCTACTGAATTCACCGAGGTGCAGGGTCAAGGAAGGCAAACAAAGGGGGGTGGAACATCGTACAGATCGGAGAAGGAGACTTCTTGGAAGGAAAGACTTGGAGAAAATATAACCCCTGCTgatatttttaaaccttttgggcaACCTGGGAACTGGGAAAGGACTGGAGATCAGAAAATGACATATGTTGAAAGCAAAGAACACACTTCTGATGGCGCGGAGAAAGCGGAGATAACATTACAGTCTGCCACAGATGGGGATGCAGACCTCGCTGATAAAGCCGATCTAGAAGCTTTGATAAATAGGGATGTTAAAAGAATGATCCCAGAAGATTTAAAAGGAACAGCAGCAGAAGATTTGATAGAAAGTATCATTCATGCCGGCCTGAAAGGAAAGCATGCTATGGGAACAATGTCAGTTAATGTTGAGATTGTGGAGGAGCCACTGGGATCTGTAATGGATGAGAAAAGTGAATTTTCCACACCATTCCACGTAGAAGAAGTAGATGATGCCTGTCCAGATGTGGAATGCAATTATGGTGGTGATGTCTCAGGGGAAGCCTTGCGAGATTCACTGACAGCTGAAGAACTGAGAGGGAAAACGCTACCCGGTGAAGGCACGAGAAATGTACAAGAGGTAACCGAGGAAGATGACACAAGTGAAGAGGTGAACTATATCGTATCTACTCCTGACGACTTTCCTTTAGTCCATGATCAAGAAGATGATTCAATATATGGACAAATCCACATAGAAGAAGAGTCGACAATTAAGTATTCCTGGCAAGATGAATGTTCCCAGAGCACCCGGAGTAAGAGGACCATTAGTGGCTTGCATGGGTACGATGGCCCGGGTCAATCAGAAATTGTAAGTCAGAGCACAGGGGGCATCACAAGTACATACGCATCCAAAGAGGAACAGCCCAAAGAAGAAACATCTCACACAGAAGCTGTTGTGACTGAGAGAGAAATTAAAATACCACATGATTTCCAGACATCATTCGTGGAACTTCTGTCGCAGGAAACTAAGGATCCTAAGCATCAACTGAAGGGTGCATTAGAGCAGTTGCAAGGAAGTCTTCCTGAAAGCCTTAGAGAAGAACTGTCCGTGTTAACTAGCAATGGGCAAGCAGATTCTGATAAGTTGGCAGTGGACATTAAGAAAGTTGAACAAACATCCGATAGTGGTAGGGTGACTATTGTTGCCGAAATCAATGTATCACAAATGCTTGACACAGATAACAGAGATCTATTGCAACACATTGAAGGCAGCATGAGTGAGACGCCATCTGTGCAATCTCTACATGGTGAGGTTTCTGAGAACCTTAAACACCAGCAGGTTGAAAGCAAGGTGACAAGTGGAAAGGACACAGAAATAGAGACATCTTCTTTCAATAATCAGTCCATGCCTTGGATGGGCCAAGAATTTTATAGCTCTTCCACACTGAAAGGCAGTGATGGAGTGGAATGCTACACAGCGGAACAAGTAATTCATCAACCTACTATTTCTGAAGAAGATGGCAGCCCCACAGGAGAGCGTTCTACGGCAGAGATATCAACAGACATTCACAGATTTGTAAGGCATATTAAATTAGGTCCAAGAGAGGCTCAGACTAGTGAGCAAATCTTATTTGAAGGACCCATTTCAGAATTGCTAGAGGCAAGTGCTGCAGGGGAACGTTCTCCCATTGAAAGTTTTACTGATATTAACCGATCTGTGAAACACATTAAACTGGGTCCAAAAGAAATTCATATTACTGAAGAGGTCTTATTGCAAGGGCCCATCTCTCAAACACTGGGCATTGGTAGTACTGCAGACCTTTCACAGACAGAAGGCTCATCAGATGCCAGCACATCTAGATGTCATATTAGAATTGGTCCAACCGAATTTCATACTACTGAACAGATCATATTTGAGGGGCCCATTTCTGAAATGCCAGGAGCTAGTGATACAGAAGGCTCAACAAATGTCAATAGATCTATAAGGCACATTAAATTAGGCTCAAAGCAAATTCATACCCATCAGCAGATTATCCAGGAAGACCCCATTTCTGAACACCTGCAACTTAGTGGTGTAGAAAACCTTCCACAAACAGAAGACTTGGCAGATCATTTGAAACTAAGTCCTAAAGACATTCAGAGCCCCAAGGAGATAATTTTTGAAGAACCTGTTTCTGAAATGTTACAGTTTAGTGATACAGATCTTTCTCAGTTTGAAGAATCTCCAGATAGCAATAGATCTATCAGACatattaaattaaatgaaaaagaatttcatTCCCCTGAAATCATATTTGAAGAACCTGTTTCTGAAATCTCAGGGTCTAGTGCTACAGGGGACCATTCTCTGTCTAAAGAGTCTATAGATATCAAATCAAATGCAAAAGAATTTAATTCCCCTGAAATCATATTTGAAGGACCTATTTCAGAAAGCCTAAGATCTAATGATAAAGAGGATCATTCTCCATCCAAAGAGTTTCCAGACATCACCAGATCTATTGAGCATATTAAATTAGATCAAAAGGAGTTTCAATCCTCTGAAATTATATTTGAAGGACCTATTTCTGAAACATTACAGTCTAATGATGCAGAAGATCTTTCTCAGTCTGAAGAGTCTACAGATGGCAACAGATCTATCAGACACATTACATTAAATAGTAAAGGATTTAATTCCCCTGAAATCATATTTGAAGGACCTATTTCAGAAATCCTAAGATCTAATGATAAAGAGGATCATTCTCCATCTGAAGAGTCTCCAGACATCACCAGATCTATTGAGCATATTAAATTAGGTCCAAAGGAATTTCAGTCTGCGGAAATCATATTTGAAGGACCTATTTCTGAAACACAGGGATCACGTGATACAGGAGATCTTTCTCAGCTTGAAGAGTCTCCAGAAAGCAACATATCTATCAGACATATTAAATTAAATGCAAAAGAATTTCATTCCCCTGAAATCATATTTGAAGGACCTATTTCAGAAATCCTAAGATCTAATGATAAAGAGGATCATTCTCCATCTGAAGAGTCTCCAGACATCATCAGATCTATTGAGCATATTAAATTAGGTCCAAAGGAATTTCAGTCTGCTGAAATCATATTTGAAGGACCTATTTCAGAAATTCTAGGTTCTAATGATAAAGGGGATCATTCTCCATCTGAAGAGTTTCCAGATAGCAACATATCTATCAGACATATTAAATTAAATGCAAAAGAATTTCATTCCCCTGAAATCATATTTGAAGGACCTATTTCTGAAACACAGGGATCATGCGATACAAGAGATGTTTCTCAGCTTGAAGAGTCTACTGATGGCAACAGATCTATCAGACATATTAAATTAAATAGTAAAGGATTTCATTCCCCTGAAATCATATTTGAAGGACCTATTTCAGAAATTCTAGGTTCTAATGATAAAGGGGATCATTCTCCATCTGAAGAGTCTCCAGACATCACCAGGTCTATCAGACATATTAAATTAAATGCAAAAGAATTTCATTCCCCTGAAATCATATTTGAAGGACCTATTTCAGAAATTCTAGGTTCTAATGATAAAGGGGATCATTCTCCATCTGAAGAGTCTCCAGACATCACCAGATCTATTGAGCATATTAAATTAGGTCCAAAGGAATTTCAGTCTGCGGAAATCATATTTGAAGGACCTGTTTCTGAAGCACAGGGATCACATGATACAAGAGATCTTTCTCATTTTGAAGAGTCTACAGATGGCAACAGATCTATCAGGCATATTAAATTAGGTCCAAATGAAAATTCTTTCACTTTTCAAATGGATATAACTAAACTCCCAACAGAATCACCTGGTGCAGCTGGCGTCCAAGAACATTCAATGATCTTTTCCAGTAGGAAGTCTGTTAAGGAGCCTGAAGTCAGTTGGGTACAGAATGTATATGGAAGTGATCAGAAGGATGATGGACGTGAAAAAGGCAAAGAAGCAAGTATCAGTGTTTTCTCTGACTCTCACGGTGAAAATATCCAGACCTGTAGCCAGCAAATAATTGATATGTCTATGTTTGATAAaacagtgcagctgcaaagaATGGTGGACCAAAGATCAGTGCTTTCTGATGAGGAGAAAATTGCTATTATCTATCTAGACAATGAGGATGATTCCTAATCCCTCCCCTGGAGGCTCAGCTAATCAGTCAGATTTGCAGGATTGCcagaatgaatgtgcatgagagatgTACATATCTTGGGTCTCCAATATATAGGAATCTGTCATGTGCAAGttcatatggatatcctgaaaacctgactggttaggtgggcctcgcaggaaaGAGTTAGGAAACCCTGTCCTAATCTAGTAGGAATGCAGTGTAAGACACCGATTTTGAGATCTTGCCTGTTGGAAGAAAGCTCAGATTTCCTGACTTCCCCTTTCTAGTTCTACAGGTCTGCCTTTCCACGCTGGATTCCCCACCTGTCAGGTGGGTGCCCCATGACCAGCTTCAGCTTTCACAATATGCCTTACTGTCTTCTGTGCCAAACCAACCACATGCTGAGGTATTATTCCCCCATCAGTAGAGCTGAATGTCTTCCTTGGTCCGTTCATGTTGTTTCTTTCATGTGCAGTCACCCTCTAACACAAAGCAACTTTCCTGATGAATTTCGATTTTATCTGCTGTGGGCtttgaaaatataattttaagtattttttactAAGCAATACAAGTGTGGGTCTAAGCTAAGTTCTTCATCATTTCTAAATACCGTTGCTTAGAGCAGAAAGTGTGTTATCATAGGAGTGTAGTTAGAAGAGGCTACAGTATATGAAATAAAACAATCATTTTAGTATCTAGCTTCACCTGAAGTTACTCCATGTGTTAATTTTGTTGGGCTTCACAGATGTTAATTACTTTCTTTGTTAAGCATGAGGGATCAGTTACTATAGGGTCACATTGCCCACTGTGCTTTTGGACAGATATTTTGCTCACAGGAGAGCAATACTACCAGCTGAAGTCATCTGTATATCCTATTATGGGCTTTGCTTTGAGCTAGTTATTTTGGAAAAGCTGaatctaaataaaatacataaatgcaaGTAAGTATGTGGGTACCTTGACAGTAGTTTTCAGTGTTTTATTTCAGTGGCTTTCATTCAACCAgtattttggggggatttttttgtattattcCAGCTGCAACACCAAGGTTTAGAATTTGAATCTCAGTTTGTGACCCTTGATAAGGCATAAGATGTGGTTTATTCTAATATCATAATAGCCACAGTCATATACCTTACTGTGGACTTCACTGGTGCATAATAAGTACGCTACAAAGTCTAGTTTGTTTAAAAACTGAATTCCTGATAGCTATTGTAGGAGGAGCTGGATTAATTAGTTTAACTTTTTTGTGCAGCTCAGAAGCGCCTGTAAAAAGCTGTGCTGTCACCATTACTTGTCTGTGATTGTACAGCACATCCTGGAGGTGTTCTCTATAGGTCAGAGGTCGCTGACCTGTTCAGGTCTTTGCTGCAGTCTCGCATTTTCCTCCTAGGAAGAGAAATGCCAGAAAAGACTTAATTGACCAATCACCCTGGTCAGTGTTGTTATTTACTGGCACAGACATGGGCCTATGGCCAAGGTTTAATCAGGCATAAAGCGAGTAGACTTTTACATCAAGTACCTTTTTCATACAGGTCGTAAGACATTAAAATACTGCCTTAGCTCTTCACATATGCTATGTCAGTGACCAATAACAAATTACATGTTTCCAGTACAGATCAAGTACTAATGAATGAGTCCATTCTGAGCTAAGACAAGCAGCATTGTGTAGGATGGGCCTTccctgaaatacatttttttttttttttttttacggtgaGAGAGAATTGGCCACTCTGCTCCACAGGGCACCTTGTATTGTTGAGCTGGTTGATCATTTGCTCATCCAAAAAAGCAGGGAAACTGCAGTGTTATTTCAACTAGTGTTTCATTGTCCTTGCTTTTAAtgaataaaagatggaaatgaaggtctgaaaaaaaagaaatagctatTTGATAGTTACACTCATATTATCAGTGCCAGAGAAGTTCAGCCTTGAGTTATGCAGGTGGAAGAGCAGAGCCATGTGGACGCGCCGTGATCTATTTTTACAGGTCGTGGCTCCGTCAGCGGCTTGCACAGTCTGTACTGACTGTCGAAGATCGGTAGGTACAGTTCAAGGTCTTTCAGTAATCCACAAAGCCCTGCCTCCTGTTCCACTTTACTCCTCTGGGATGTCATCATGTGGGTAAGCATTAGAGCTTATAGCAAGTGGGTTATTTGTTGAAACAATGTGCAACCTTTCCCATAGTTAAAATGTCTCCTGAACTGTATCAACCCCATCAAGGAAGATGAATACAGAATGTAgcaattgaaagaaaaaaagcagccAACGTTTTCTCTCTCCGGAAAGGTTATTAATGAACCCAAATTGTTCAGTGGCAGCCATGTATATAGGAGTTATAAATTGATTCAAATAAGCTTCCGATTGGTTTGAGCTCTAATGGAGAGTCTTCACAGTAGGC from Rhinatrema bivittatum chromosome 13, aRhiBiv1.1, whole genome shotgun sequence harbors:
- the SYNM gene encoding synemin, with protein sequence MRAALLRPAQSAAQHPTMFRPGIGEEKLELQELNHRLQLYLARVRQLEQQNGALLQEIGRLGPGREGSSGGGGGYRQEAQQLRGHLQELSAAKSRAELQLYHLGRELQRLLLLGGEAREGRARLDAELQGCRRELQEARRAEGALQELLLQLQAQRCFLQEAQEREALELQGQRRLLVLPAQPSPALSLQEVQSCALLLARAWEESFLPYQEKVAGLEEQVRAERRSWEQAARERERCALQAQELQREAQELQGGRRSLEEELLEMKERYRLRVQEYQVIIEALEEEKQSLGLSVTDRLREYHELMRVQSGLTLEVAAYRALLEGESNEERIIWTERRGREIPPGVGIFASDQSTKYSAHQRENEKVTFPIIRTSVDARPKGPSSSAPFLNLVMHSGLPTTDTGRVFRKDVSNSSYRPPAVTVREESSYERAARVHPGFGTMSPRYDFARSSGMQQKIFPERRERETITSASSFLAKKPPVHIQVLDRDHGSDALHDTESKEPKSDFLGRRYKQSEEGRDVILNRKAKEDVSGNLGGKMMEDKAKENKRARTLEEKTETAKEKRNVSEILTTEGNSFIPEETKKEAKGVKQTESVIWGEKNKEEELSRTEREATLTGQDMENEAAGQTYVAPEEKIKNYESAKGNETFTVEEKTQKGLGYEIPVIFGEQVLQKNSREGTRFSEFHPKASLGTDASEDATKPTEFTEVQGQGRQTKGGGTSYRSEKETSWKERLGENITPADIFKPFGQPGNWERTGDQKMTYVESKEHTSDGAEKAEITLQSATDGDADLADKADLEALINRDVKRMIPEDLKGTAAEDLIESIIHAGLKGKHAMGTMSVNVEIVEEPLGSVMDEKSEFSTPFHVEEVDDACPDVECNYGGDVSGEALRDSLTAEELRGKTLPGEGTRNVQEVTEEDDTSEEVNYIVSTPDDFPLVHDQEDDSIYGQIHIEEESTIKYSWQDECSQSTRSKRTISGLHGYDGPGQSEIVSQSTGGITSTYASKEEQPKEETSHTEAVVTEREIKIPHDFQTSFVELLSQETKDPKHQLKGALEQLQGSLPESLREELSVLTSNGQADSDKLAVDIKKVEQTSDSGRVTIVAEINVSQMLDTDNRDLLQHIEGSMSETPSVQSLHGEVSENLKHQQVESKVTSGKDTEIETSSFNNQSMPWMGQEFYSSSTLKGSDGVECYTAEQVIHQPTISEEDGSPTGERSTAEISTDIHRFVRHIKLGPREAQTSEQILFEGPISELLEASAAGERSPIESFTDINRSVKHIKLGPKEIHITEEVLLQGPISQTLGIGSTADLSQTEGSSDASTSRCHIRIGPTEFHTTEQIIFEGPISEMPGASDTEGSTNVNRSIRHIKLGSKQIHTHQQIIQEDPISEHLQLSGVENLPQTEDLADHLKLSPKDIQSPKEIIFEEPVSEMLQFSDTDLSQFEESPDSNRSIRHIKLNEKEFHSPEIIFEEPVSEISGSSATGDHSLSKESIDIKSNAKEFNSPEIIFEGPISESLRSNDKEDHSPSKEFPDITRSIEHIKLDQKEFQSSEIIFEGPISETLQSNDAEDLSQSEESTDGNRSIRHITLNSKGFNSPEIIFEGPISEILRSNDKEDHSPSEESPDITRSIEHIKLGPKEFQSAEIIFEGPISETQGSRDTGDLSQLEESPESNISIRHIKLNAKEFHSPEIIFEGPISEILRSNDKEDHSPSEESPDIIRSIEHIKLGPKEFQSAEIIFEGPISEILGSNDKGDHSPSEEFPDSNISIRHIKLNAKEFHSPEIIFEGPISETQGSCDTRDVSQLEESTDGNRSIRHIKLNSKGFHSPEIIFEGPISEILGSNDKGDHSPSEESPDITRSIRHIKLNAKEFHSPEIIFEGPISEILGSNDKGDHSPSEESPDITRSIEHIKLGPKEFQSAEIIFEGPVSEAQGSHDTRDLSHFEESTDGNRSIRHIKLGPNENSFTFQMDITKLPTESPGAAGVQEHSMIFSSRKSVKEPEVSWVQNVYGSDQKDDGREKGKEASISVFSDSHGENIQTCSQQIIDMSMFDKTVQLQRMVDQRSVLSDEEKIAIIYLDNEDDS